Proteins from a genomic interval of Acropora muricata isolate sample 2 unplaced genomic scaffold, ASM3666990v1 scaffold_748, whole genome shotgun sequence:
- the LOC136907396 gene encoding uncharacterized protein yields MGTSILQTHLCQQDFLILKYFPPTGHWPMSVLTYEVVTKRIPVLDDLRKGLDSACVMATTGTDLVQQHPQVQQLIFPAAESKIEVSELRQLIKYNQTDGSTAQAAEYFEKYLDELNTRDDSKDEETCGGLLQLWTGWPSLPMIEEKMTVAFLAKTSNKVLAEADTCFKSLKIPTYHTEYENFVKYMDLSISHGKVGFGKM; encoded by the exons ATGGGGACTTCAATATTGCAGACACACTTGTGTCAGCAGGATTTCCTCATATTGAAGTACTTCCCTCCAACAGGTCATTGGCCTATGAGTGTCCTCACATATGAAGTTGTCACTAAGCGTATCCCTGTATTGGATGACCTCAGGAAAGGGTTAGATTCAGCGTGTGTAATGGCCACAACTGGGACTGACCTTGTCCAGCAGCATCCACAAGTACAACAACTAATCTTCCCAGCTGCTGAAAGTAAGATTGAAGTGTCAGAGCTAAGGCAACTGATCAAGTATAATCAAACAGATGGCAGCACAGCACAAGCTGCCGAGTACTTTGAAAAGTACTTAGATGAGCTGAATACCAGAG ATGACTCAAAGGATGAAGAAACTTGTGGGGGGCTCTTACAATTGTGGACTGGTTGGCCTTCCCTTCCCATGATTGAAGAAAAGATGACAGTTGCCTTTCTTGCAAAGACGTCAAACAAAGTACTGGCAGAGGCAGACACCTGTTTTAAGTCGTTGAAGATACCAACATACCACACCGAGTATGAGAATTTTGTGAAATACATGGATCTTTCCATTTCACATGGTAAAGTGGGGTTTGGAAAGATGTAG